The proteins below come from a single Spirochaeta isovalerica genomic window:
- a CDS encoding RiPP maturation radical SAM C-methyltransferase, whose protein sequence is MNDILLIVPPFAMTNFPSLAAHSLQAVGRSAGFDVGVYYANLSFAAALGDTYGNLCNGGPELPGETVFASAAWSLPPRGKTEEETSLDFSQVFYPPSDPPPADEMGRLSRKAEQWIESLKEQIESWDCKLVGLTSSYEQTNASVAIMKVMKAVHPHMVTFLGGYNAEGVMAEGIASADPQGEIIDYIFSGESEHSFPAFLEQWSRGELPDERIIRGKAVNDLDDLPLADYDEYFDQLKIHFPEEADNAQLALETSRGCWWGEKSHCLFCGYADERIRFREKSRDRILAELDHMEKYPSRYGHMADLIMPKAHFEGVIPQLEEKNSPWTLYYEQRAAWNRDQLESMERAGIRDNQPGIETLSTNILSLMGKGTNLKNNLTFLREATGAGNRLYWNFVWGFPGEKAEEYRAMTELIPHISHLIPPMGIFRLALARFSPLFNNPDKWGVTNIRPLPAYKRVFPAHTDFEKLANYFICEYEAETFDDPSVMAEFTAAVDRWNEGWSSPLTRPRLMAARSGGGELILLDTRNAGQPVNREITEAELKLLIENSPLDGSFEQNRALEQNLALALNRDFVPLITIETPLRKELLND, encoded by the coding sequence ATGAATGATATTTTACTGATAGTCCCTCCCTTCGCCATGACCAACTTTCCCTCGCTGGCCGCCCACTCTCTTCAGGCCGTGGGCCGGAGCGCCGGATTCGATGTCGGGGTTTATTACGCGAATCTGTCCTTCGCGGCCGCTCTGGGAGATACATACGGCAACTTGTGCAACGGCGGACCGGAACTGCCCGGCGAGACCGTTTTCGCCTCCGCCGCCTGGAGCCTTCCTCCACGGGGAAAAACCGAAGAGGAGACGAGTCTCGATTTCTCTCAGGTCTTCTATCCTCCTTCCGATCCCCCTCCCGCCGATGAGATGGGCAGGCTTTCCCGGAAAGCGGAGCAGTGGATAGAATCTTTAAAAGAGCAGATTGAATCATGGGACTGCAAACTCGTCGGACTGACAAGCAGTTACGAACAGACCAACGCCTCGGTCGCCATTATGAAGGTCATGAAAGCCGTCCATCCCCATATGGTCACCTTTCTGGGCGGATACAACGCCGAAGGGGTTATGGCCGAAGGGATCGCATCGGCCGATCCGCAGGGAGAAATCATCGATTATATTTTTTCCGGCGAATCTGAACACAGCTTTCCCGCTTTTCTGGAGCAGTGGAGCCGCGGAGAGCTTCCCGATGAGCGAATCATCAGGGGGAAGGCCGTGAACGACCTGGACGATCTCCCGCTGGCCGATTACGACGAGTACTTCGATCAGCTGAAAATCCATTTCCCCGAAGAAGCCGATAATGCCCAGCTTGCCCTCGAAACGAGCCGGGGGTGCTGGTGGGGTGAGAAGAGCCACTGCCTCTTCTGCGGATATGCCGACGAGAGAATCCGCTTCCGCGAAAAATCCCGGGATAGAATCCTGGCTGAACTGGATCATATGGAAAAATATCCTTCCCGCTACGGACATATGGCCGACCTGATTATGCCGAAAGCCCATTTTGAAGGAGTCATACCGCAGCTGGAAGAGAAAAACAGCCCCTGGACGCTTTACTATGAGCAGCGGGCCGCCTGGAACCGGGATCAGTTGGAATCGATGGAAAGGGCGGGCATAAGGGACAATCAGCCGGGAATAGAAACCCTGTCCACAAATATCCTGTCCCTAATGGGCAAGGGCACCAATCTTAAAAACAACCTGACTTTTCTGCGCGAAGCGACCGGGGCGGGAAACCGCCTCTACTGGAACTTCGTCTGGGGGTTCCCCGGGGAAAAAGCCGAAGAATACCGCGCCATGACGGAGCTGATTCCGCATATCAGCCATCTTATTCCTCCCATGGGCATTTTTCGTCTGGCTCTGGCCCGCTTCAGCCCCCTCTTTAATAACCCTGACAAATGGGGCGTCACGAACATCCGGCCTCTCCCGGCTTATAAAAGAGTCTTCCCCGCCCACACGGATTTTGAAAAGCTTGCCAACTATTTTATCTGCGAATATGAGGCGGAGACATTCGACGATCCATCGGTCATGGCTGAATTCACTGCCGCGGTGGACCGGTGGAATGAAGGGTGGAGCAGCCCCCTGACCAGGCCCCGGCTGATGGCGGCGCGATCGGGCGGAGGAGAGCTGATCCTTCTGGACACGAGAAATGCCGGACAGCCGGTTAACCGGGAAATCACAGAGGCCGAATTGAAACTGCTCATTGAAAACAGCCCACTCGACGGTTCGTTCGAACAGAACCGCGCGCTGGAGCAGAATCTGGCTCTGGCGCTGAACAGGGATTTCGTTCCCCTAATAACCATAGAAACACCGCTGCGAAAGGAGCTCCTTAATGACTGA
- a CDS encoding radical SAM protein, whose translation MEQHSLSLELTTHCQQNCLHCFARTDSTGFTHMPYSLALEAMDEGLAMGFERLHLTGGEIFLYPRLFDVIDEAQKRGYGSVFINTNGHLIDSEAAERLAERSNVEISLSLNGGEKHHDAIRGAGAYRAARRGLEKALEKEIPVHVFTVADRNNLEQIPRFADDLFKKHPKICDITFIQLRSGPEGEERKLSPEDYVSLVRMTALMVMGGYAVNILENPLSTALALKMGFSHLPPSLPISREGRILIFADGTIGDNHSSDRRFGPYEPGNLAGIYNSSRFAAVRTEGQEICACCPHIEDCRKGGLMKPSDQAHNTEPYDIPFCRKTMDLL comes from the coding sequence ATGGAACAGCACTCCCTTTCCCTTGAACTCACAACCCATTGCCAGCAGAATTGTCTTCACTGCTTTGCCCGGACCGACAGTACGGGTTTCACCCATATGCCTTATTCTCTGGCGCTCGAAGCCATGGACGAGGGCCTGGCGATGGGATTCGAGAGACTGCACCTGACGGGAGGGGAGATCTTTCTCTACCCCCGCCTTTTCGATGTCATAGATGAAGCGCAGAAGCGCGGTTACGGTTCGGTCTTTATAAACACCAACGGCCATTTGATCGACAGCGAGGCGGCGGAGAGGCTGGCTGAACGGTCGAATGTCGAAATATCCCTTTCCCTGAACGGCGGGGAAAAACACCATGATGCCATTCGGGGAGCGGGGGCTTACCGGGCTGCCCGGCGCGGACTGGAGAAGGCTCTTGAAAAAGAAATCCCCGTCCATGTCTTCACCGTGGCGGATCGTAACAATCTGGAACAGATTCCCCGTTTTGCCGACGACCTGTTTAAAAAACATCCGAAAATTTGCGATATCACTTTTATCCAGCTTCGAAGCGGACCGGAAGGAGAGGAGCGCAAACTGAGCCCCGAAGACTATGTCTCTCTTGTCAGGATGACCGCATTGATGGTTATGGGCGGATACGCCGTTAACATCCTGGAAAATCCCCTCTCCACGGCTCTGGCTTTGAAAATGGGCTTTTCCCATCTTCCTCCCTCTCTCCCCATTTCCCGCGAGGGACGGATTCTTATTTTCGCCGACGGAACCATAGGAGACAACCATTCGTCGGACCGCCGATTCGGACCATACGAGCCGGGCAATCTGGCGGGAATCTACAACTCTTCCCGGTTTGCTGCCGTCCGGACCGAAGGGCAGGAGATATGCGCCTGTTGCCCCCATATAGAAGACTGCCGGAAGGGGGGGCTTATGAAGCCCTCTGACCAGGCCCATAATACCGAACCTTACGACATTCCCTTCTGCCGGAAAACAATGGATCTTTTATGA
- a CDS encoding pyridoxamine 5'-phosphate oxidase family protein, whose translation MTDSKFEKDDLVDFKKDEKVGLVSTVDRDGNPHVSLITSIQATDEKHLILGQFCEGRSKDNLRERPRSGFLILTLDMSYWMGTMSWTGEADTGEELEEFNMKPMWRYNTYFGIHRAHYLDVRTVHPRKKISIPALLPSIITGRMTGLFTAGTRKEKPINRWTEKLLNNLSSLSFLSWVDKEGYPVIFPALQLFCRHGNQVLFAPGEYGKEFETIEKGSVVVVYSLSLQMESVLLRGSFSGLRRVAGMKVGIIEIDWVYNSMPPVPGQIYPEIPLEAVVVNKD comes from the coding sequence ATGACAGACAGCAAATTCGAAAAGGATGATCTGGTAGATTTCAAAAAAGATGAGAAGGTAGGGCTAGTTTCAACAGTCGATCGGGACGGAAATCCCCACGTCTCATTAATAACCTCCATACAGGCGACTGATGAGAAGCATCTCATTCTGGGGCAATTCTGCGAAGGGAGAAGCAAGGACAATCTGAGGGAGCGTCCCCGGAGCGGATTTCTGATTCTGACCCTCGATATGAGCTACTGGATGGGGACAATGTCCTGGACGGGAGAAGCCGACACGGGGGAGGAACTGGAAGAGTTCAACATGAAACCCATGTGGCGGTACAATACCTATTTCGGGATTCACCGGGCTCATTATCTCGATGTCCGGACCGTTCATCCCCGAAAAAAAATCTCCATTCCCGCCCTATTGCCCTCGATCATAACGGGAAGAATGACCGGACTGTTTACCGCGGGCACCAGGAAGGAAAAACCGATAAACCGGTGGACGGAAAAACTACTTAACAACCTGTCGTCTCTCAGTTTTCTTTCCTGGGTCGATAAAGAGGGATACCCCGTTATTTTCCCGGCCTTGCAGCTTTTCTGCCGTCACGGAAACCAGGTCCTTTTTGCTCCCGGTGAATACGGGAAGGAATTTGAAACGATCGAAAAAGGCTCTGTCGTTGTTGTCTATTCCCTGTCGTTACAGATGGAGAGCGTCCTGCTTCGCGGATCATTTTCCGGCTTAAGAAGAGTCGCCGGTATGAAGGTCGGGATCATTGAGATAGATTGGGTTTACAATTCCATGCCTCCGGTACCCGGGCAGATTTACCCTGAAATCCCCCTGGAAGCTGTAGTTGTTAATAAGGATTAA
- a CDS encoding glycyl-radical enzyme activating protein yields the protein MSEKEIKGLVLEIQRMSTEDGPGLRTTVFLKGCPLRCSWCHNPESISSRPRLQWIGSNCIMCGSCIDVCPYHSLTMTESSIEIDWKSCTACGLCVNECPTNALEILGKKWTSDQLVEELLKDEAFFEESGGGITISGGEAMMQAEFVKEVFQKLKSRGIHTTLDTCGIYQWKKMEEVLPFIDLILFDFKESNPLLHREYTGAEREIILANFKALMELKEKGVGPKELWIRTPAIPGATARTANISGIAGFLRDYQDEIDRWEICAFNNLCKDKYARLGQTWKFADSPLMKKEEMDGLVRTAVEAGFDSGKVLWTGMTAQQEKK from the coding sequence ATGAGCGAAAAGGAAATAAAAGGCCTGGTTCTGGAAATCCAGCGCATGTCCACGGAAGACGGACCCGGGCTGAGAACGACTGTCTTTCTCAAAGGCTGCCCCCTGCGCTGCAGCTGGTGTCACAATCCCGAGAGCATTTCATCCAGGCCGAGGCTCCAATGGATCGGTTCGAACTGCATCATGTGCGGTTCCTGCATCGATGTCTGTCCGTACCATTCGCTGACCATGACTGAAAGCTCTATTGAAATTGACTGGAAGAGTTGTACGGCCTGCGGTCTCTGCGTCAATGAATGCCCGACAAACGCTCTGGAAATCCTGGGAAAAAAATGGACCAGTGACCAGCTGGTTGAAGAGCTTCTCAAGGACGAAGCTTTTTTCGAGGAGTCGGGAGGGGGAATAACCATCTCCGGCGGCGAAGCCATGATGCAGGCCGAATTCGTCAAAGAGGTTTTTCAGAAGCTGAAATCGAGAGGAATCCATACGACACTCGATACATGCGGGATCTATCAGTGGAAAAAAATGGAAGAGGTTCTGCCCTTTATCGATCTGATACTTTTTGATTTCAAGGAATCGAATCCCCTATTGCACCGCGAATATACCGGGGCGGAGAGAGAGATCATTCTGGCGAATTTCAAAGCCCTGATGGAACTGAAGGAAAAGGGAGTCGGTCCGAAGGAGCTCTGGATCAGAACTCCGGCGATTCCCGGCGCGACGGCCAGAACGGCCAATATATCAGGAATAGCGGGCTTTCTTCGCGATTATCAGGATGAAATAGACCGATGGGAAATTTGCGCTTTCAATAACCTCTGTAAGGATAAATACGCACGGCTGGGACAGACTTGGAAATTCGCCGATAGCCCTTTGATGAAGAAAGAGGAGATGGACGGACTGGTCCGGACTGCCGTAGAAGCGGGATTCGACAGCGGGAAAGTTCTCTGGACAGGTATGACGGCACAGCAGGAGAAAAAATGA
- a CDS encoding pyruvate formate lyase family protein, whose product METGIKEPKNLSSRVKWLRDYYFEGTDRKWNNENTSWTTGEDWDFQHNELTYYIVPETYPFLQTFRSSFSQTARKIKLCDDFWDKSLPERIAWFNREVMVRYLPVEILPGDLIAGGRFNIQTSSCLTKKETRDRDRRVYGKQGTRASMKWFHDHGYGNSGATSGHLIPGHERLLKIGWKGVRQELDEFYGSLSEEEKKGRKGAQLRAMMTASTTAVDLAARYADLCRDSGRKEADTIRKRELEEMERILRKVPFNPPETFHEALQALWINHMLIMSDENYPGPGVSFGRLDQYLYPYWEKSIAEGMDREYAKEVLGCFWVHANTAYDALIKVGGNQGITAGYGQLLTLSGVGPDGEDKTNDLTYLILEVIDDLSPILEPKPNIRIHRNSPEKLMNIIVDMIMSSQGAPFLLNFDERSMAGMDEQSRRGGIPDLINKSNLADYAPVGCLENTMVGNDRSGTVDNNLNLYKAVELVFGNGRDLFPFFDPMTGKSEKVKQDGPRTGDPCGFKTWDQFWNAYVKQTAYIVKRCVNLYEKSESLRADTAPTPYLSCLVKGCAEQGKDVTEGGAEINFTTMEAVTYASTVDSLLAVKYLVYDNKICTMEELIQALKDNWKGHEILQAKAKNKAPKFGVDDYEADRMGWEVMKAWTDEVWKHKTKSTNRQFRPGMLSWNYWVGDGFILPASPDGRPKGTFFSNAICPVTGMDVNGPTSNSNSVGKVLGGKELVDGEEHYVNILPNGASHTISFNPSIFGTEANRNKFKAFLKGYARNGGTALQINMIDSNTLKEAQKNPADYRHLLVRVTGYNAYFVSIGRELQDELIARLSHDKI is encoded by the coding sequence ATGGAAACAGGAATTAAGGAACCGAAAAATCTTTCGTCGAGGGTGAAGTGGCTGAGAGACTATTATTTTGAAGGCACAGACCGCAAATGGAATAACGAGAATACTTCCTGGACCACCGGCGAGGACTGGGACTTTCAGCATAACGAGCTGACCTATTACATTGTTCCTGAAACCTATCCCTTTCTGCAGACTTTCAGAAGCTCCTTTTCCCAGACGGCCCGCAAAATCAAGCTTTGTGATGATTTCTGGGATAAGTCTCTTCCCGAGCGGATTGCCTGGTTCAATCGCGAAGTTATGGTGCGCTACCTGCCGGTGGAGATCCTTCCGGGAGATCTCATTGCCGGGGGGCGTTTCAATATTCAGACATCATCCTGCCTGACAAAAAAGGAAACCCGTGACAGGGACCGTAGAGTATACGGAAAACAGGGCACCCGCGCTTCCATGAAATGGTTTCACGATCACGGCTACGGGAACAGCGGCGCCACCAGCGGCCATCTGATTCCCGGTCACGAGAGATTGCTGAAGATCGGATGGAAAGGTGTCCGGCAGGAGCTCGACGAATTCTACGGCAGTCTTTCCGAAGAAGAAAAAAAAGGGAGGAAGGGAGCTCAGCTGAGAGCCATGATGACCGCATCGACGACTGCCGTCGATCTGGCGGCCCGTTATGCCGATCTCTGCAGGGATTCGGGGCGAAAGGAAGCAGATACCATAAGGAAAAGAGAGCTTGAGGAGATGGAGAGAATTCTGCGGAAAGTCCCTTTTAATCCCCCGGAAACTTTTCACGAAGCGCTCCAGGCTCTCTGGATCAACCATATGCTGATCATGAGCGATGAGAATTATCCCGGACCGGGTGTCTCTTTCGGCAGGCTCGATCAGTATCTCTACCCATACTGGGAAAAATCCATTGCGGAGGGAATGGACCGGGAATATGCGAAAGAAGTTCTCGGCTGTTTCTGGGTTCATGCCAACACGGCCTATGACGCCCTTATCAAAGTGGGCGGCAACCAGGGGATTACGGCTGGGTACGGCCAGCTTCTGACTCTATCGGGAGTCGGACCTGACGGTGAGGATAAAACGAATGATCTTACTTATTTGATTCTGGAAGTGATCGATGATCTGTCGCCCATTCTGGAACCCAAGCCCAACATCAGGATTCACAGGAACAGTCCGGAAAAACTGATGAATATCATCGTCGATATGATCATGTCCAGCCAGGGCGCCCCTTTTCTGCTGAATTTCGATGAGCGATCCATGGCGGGAATGGACGAGCAGTCCCGTCGGGGCGGAATTCCCGATTTGATCAACAAATCGAATCTGGCGGACTATGCACCTGTCGGGTGTCTGGAAAACACTATGGTCGGGAACGACAGGTCCGGTACGGTGGATAACAATCTCAATCTCTACAAAGCCGTGGAACTGGTATTCGGGAACGGCCGGGATCTCTTTCCCTTTTTCGATCCCATGACAGGGAAAAGTGAAAAAGTAAAACAGGACGGGCCGCGCACCGGCGATCCATGCGGTTTTAAGACCTGGGATCAGTTCTGGAATGCCTACGTGAAACAGACCGCATATATCGTAAAGAGATGCGTAAACCTCTATGAGAAATCCGAGTCCCTCCGGGCCGATACGGCGCCGACCCCCTATCTCTCCTGTCTGGTTAAAGGATGCGCCGAACAGGGTAAAGATGTGACGGAAGGCGGAGCGGAGATCAATTTCACGACTATGGAAGCTGTCACATACGCATCAACAGTCGATTCTCTTCTGGCAGTAAAATACCTTGTATACGACAATAAAATCTGCACTATGGAAGAGCTGATTCAAGCCCTTAAAGATAACTGGAAAGGGCATGAAATCCTTCAGGCAAAGGCAAAAAACAAAGCCCCCAAATTCGGCGTGGACGATTATGAGGCCGACCGGATGGGATGGGAGGTCATGAAGGCCTGGACCGATGAAGTGTGGAAGCACAAAACGAAATCGACAAACCGCCAGTTCCGTCCCGGCATGCTCAGCTGGAATTACTGGGTAGGCGACGGCTTTATCCTTCCCGCCAGTCCCGACGGACGACCGAAGGGGACGTTTTTCTCCAATGCGATCTGTCCCGTAACGGGGATGGATGTGAACGGACCGACCTCCAACAGCAATTCGGTCGGTAAGGTTCTGGGCGGCAAAGAACTTGTCGACGGGGAGGAGCACTATGTGAACATACTTCCCAACGGAGCCAGCCATACAATCAGTTTCAATCCTTCCATATTCGGGACAGAGGCTAACAGGAATAAATTCAAAGCCTTTCTCAAGGGGTATGCCCGAAACGGGGGAACGGCTCTGCAGATCAATATGATCGATTCCAATACCTTGAAAGAAGCGCAGAAAAATCCGGCGGATTACCGGCATCTTCTCGTACGGGTTACGGGCTACAATGCCTATTTTGTCAGCATCGGGAGGGAGCTGCAGGACGAACTGATCGCCCGTCTCAGCCACGATAAAATATGA
- a CDS encoding FadR/GntR family transcriptional regulator: MVADDIALQIEKAILSGSFGKGSKLPPERKLAEKYGASRTTVRQAIKNLEQLGLVETLPQSGTFVSDYLQDASLDLLIHMMKDPDSWDPATLHALLEARKVIELFALSKAVESATEKDLATLRELASELSAENPQQSAEMDYMLHYHIMKMSSNIAFLLIFNSFKPVYRYLTDLFFSSEESLKTVMVQHRKLIGAFEKKDKEGAEEIMEEILAFGETTVKEYINGNRN; encoded by the coding sequence ATGGTAGCTGATGATATTGCTCTGCAAATAGAGAAAGCCATATTAAGCGGTTCTTTCGGGAAGGGATCGAAACTTCCCCCCGAAAGAAAACTGGCGGAAAAGTACGGTGCCAGCCGGACGACTGTAAGACAGGCCATTAAAAATCTCGAACAGCTCGGACTTGTTGAAACTCTGCCTCAGAGCGGCACATTTGTTAGCGATTATCTACAGGATGCCTCCCTCGATTTACTGATACATATGATGAAAGATCCCGACAGCTGGGATCCCGCGACTTTGCACGCTTTACTTGAAGCCCGTAAGGTTATTGAACTCTTTGCTCTCTCCAAAGCTGTTGAATCGGCAACAGAAAAAGATCTGGCAACCCTTCGTGAATTGGCATCGGAGCTCAGTGCTGAAAACCCGCAACAATCGGCAGAAATGGACTACATGCTTCACTATCATATAATGAAAATGTCATCAAACATCGCTTTTCTTCTCATATTCAATTCTTTCAAACCGGTCTACCGCTATCTGACCGATCTGTTTTTCAGCAGTGAAGAATCTCTGAAAACGGTAATGGTACAGCATCGGAAACTGATCGGTGCCTTTGAAAAAAAGGATAAGGAAGGCGCTGAAGAAATCATGGAAGAAATTCTCGCATTCGGAGAGACAACAGTAAAGGAATATATCAATGGAAACAGGAATTAA
- a CDS encoding alanine racemase, whose amino-acid sequence MPGPEIQVDIQKIRENTKTLVDFCRSSGISVTGVTKVTCGMPMVAQAMLDGGVASIGESRIENIRRLRSSGINAPVMMLRIPPLSRVEEIVTSVDISLNSELSVIRSLSDAAEKKGKIHKVILMVDLGDLREGIWPTDLLDVAREVIELPGVELTGLGTNLTCFGGVLPSRKNMGELVGYAEKIEEAFGIELKIISGGNSSSLPLLMEGGMPKRVNHLRLGESIALGRETVNGTIWPGCHHDAFQLSAEVIELKKKPSVPIGETGMDAFGEKPVFSDRGDILRAILSVGREDVVIDSLVPVDKKISILGASSDHLLVDVTESSQPLKLGDKVNFNLNYGALLAAMTSNYVKKIPFTGDDSPMKPGKTLLLGNSPTFKEETLLSHLKEMGFEYEISGESINDGMIARTIGENIIPLIGGAENKTIEGIKGMASALKQSGLLVFAPEAALLKEDSHGADRTFLADILGLNGKELNLSSRISPESTVIIGLRHAEKREVELIREHNIQVYTMEDIDLLGMREVMINSLRKVTTGTEGFYVRLSTDVIGAEGEGITFREAHLAMEMVADSARMKAFDISGTPDKSWINDDRLCSLVESVYGKRILRR is encoded by the coding sequence ATGCCCGGTCCGGAAATTCAGGTTGATATACAAAAAATAAGGGAAAATACAAAAACTCTCGTCGATTTCTGCCGTTCCTCGGGGATTTCTGTTACTGGAGTGACCAAGGTGACCTGCGGGATGCCCATGGTGGCGCAGGCCATGCTCGACGGAGGGGTTGCCAGCATCGGCGAATCGAGAATCGAGAACATACGCCGACTCCGTTCGAGCGGTATAAACGCGCCGGTTATGATGCTGCGGATTCCTCCTCTGTCCCGTGTAGAGGAAATCGTCACCTCGGTCGATATCAGTCTCAATTCGGAGCTTTCGGTCATCCGCTCGCTTTCCGATGCGGCTGAAAAAAAAGGAAAGATCCATAAGGTAATCCTTATGGTCGATCTCGGAGACCTCCGGGAAGGGATCTGGCCTACCGATCTACTGGATGTGGCCCGGGAAGTGATAGAACTGCCGGGCGTCGAATTGACAGGACTCGGGACAAATCTCACCTGTTTCGGAGGTGTCCTGCCTTCGAGAAAAAACATGGGCGAGCTGGTCGGCTATGCGGAGAAGATAGAAGAGGCGTTCGGAATCGAACTGAAGATTATCTCCGGAGGGAACTCTTCATCACTTCCTCTTTTAATGGAGGGGGGGATGCCCAAAAGGGTCAACCACCTCAGGTTGGGCGAGTCTATAGCTCTGGGGAGAGAAACGGTTAACGGCACGATCTGGCCCGGATGCCATCACGACGCCTTCCAGCTTTCCGCTGAAGTGATTGAACTGAAGAAAAAACCCTCGGTTCCCATCGGCGAAACGGGAATGGATGCTTTCGGGGAAAAGCCGGTCTTTTCCGACAGAGGCGACATCCTAAGAGCCATTCTCAGCGTCGGGCGGGAAGATGTGGTCATCGACAGCCTGGTCCCAGTAGACAAAAAGATCTCCATACTGGGAGCTTCCAGCGACCACCTTCTCGTCGATGTAACCGAATCAAGTCAGCCGCTGAAGCTCGGCGACAAAGTGAATTTCAATCTCAATTACGGCGCGCTTTTAGCGGCCATGACTTCAAATTACGTTAAAAAAATACCATTTACAGGAGACGATAGTCCCATGAAGCCCGGAAAAACACTGCTTCTCGGCAACTCCCCCACATTTAAAGAGGAAACTCTACTCAGCCATCTGAAGGAGATGGGGTTTGAATATGAAATCTCGGGCGAATCTATCAATGACGGCATGATCGCCCGGACCATCGGCGAAAACATCATTCCCCTTATCGGCGGAGCGGAGAATAAAACAATTGAAGGGATCAAAGGCATGGCCTCGGCTCTGAAGCAATCGGGACTTCTGGTTTTCGCACCCGAAGCGGCTCTCTTGAAAGAGGATTCCCATGGCGCCGACAGAACATTTCTGGCGGATATTCTCGGGCTTAACGGAAAGGAATTGAATCTCTCCAGCCGGATTTCACCGGAAAGCACAGTCATCATAGGTCTGCGCCATGCTGAAAAACGGGAAGTGGAGCTGATCCGGGAGCACAATATTCAGGTTTACACCATGGAAGATATCGATCTATTGGGAATGCGCGAAGTTATGATCAACTCTCTGAGGAAGGTTACAACCGGAACAGAAGGTTTCTATGTGCGCCTCAGTACCGATGTCATCGGAGCGGAGGGGGAGGGCATTACGTTTCGGGAAGCCCATCTTGCCATGGAGATGGTCGCTGACTCGGCGAGGATGAAAGCCTTTGATATTTCCGGTACGCCCGATAAAAGCTGGATCAATGACGACAGGCTCTGCAGTCTTGTCGAATCGGTTTACGGAAAGCGAATTCTCAGACGCTAG